In a single window of the Tellurirhabdus bombi genome:
- a CDS encoding septum formation initiator family protein, whose amino-acid sequence MFVQKLIRLSKNFYVVTGVILFAWMLGFDTNDLGTQFRNWWKLRELETDRLYYEEEIAKIQQQRKEIFGSARSQEKFARENYLMKKNGEEVYVLVNENNEPIEK is encoded by the coding sequence ATGTTCGTTCAAAAGCTTATCCGTCTCAGCAAAAATTTCTACGTAGTAACCGGTGTTATTTTGTTTGCTTGGATGCTTGGTTTTGACACCAACGACTTAGGCACCCAGTTTCGGAATTGGTGGAAGCTCCGCGAATTAGAAACCGACCGGCTTTATTACGAGGAAGAAATTGCCAAAATACAGCAACAACGGAAAGAAATTTTTGGAAGCGCTCGCTCTCAGGAAAAATTCGCCCGCGAAAACTACTTAATGAAAAAGAACGGGGAGGAAGTCTATGTGCTGGTTAATGAGAACAATGAACCGATTGAGAAATAA
- a CDS encoding low molecular weight protein-tyrosine-phosphatase, with amino-acid sequence MITVLFLCLGNICRSPLAEGVFRQLVEERGLDGQIECDSAGTASYHVGDLPDRRTRENALKHGITLTHRARRLSGEDFVQFTYLVAMDEANYDAIQYASHRSTGFYSEENTFLLREFDPLVDDPEQGGTNVPDPYYEEANVFEQVYQIAYRCCNNLLNYIVDQHNLVAGGTQQ; translated from the coding sequence ATGATTACTGTTCTGTTCTTATGCCTGGGAAACATTTGCCGCTCACCCCTGGCAGAAGGCGTTTTTCGGCAATTGGTGGAGGAGCGGGGATTAGACGGCCAGATTGAATGTGATTCGGCGGGAACTGCTTCCTATCACGTCGGGGATTTACCCGACCGCCGCACTCGAGAAAATGCCCTTAAGCACGGAATTACACTAACGCACCGTGCCCGCCGATTAAGCGGGGAAGATTTTGTGCAGTTTACCTACCTGGTTGCGATGGATGAAGCTAATTACGATGCCATTCAATACGCCAGCCACCGCAGTACCGGATTTTACAGCGAAGAAAACACATTTTTACTGCGCGAATTCGATCCCCTGGTTGACGATCCTGAACAAGGGGGCACAAACGTACCCGATCCTTATTACGAGGAGGCTAATGTCTTCGAGCAAGTCTATCAGATTGCTTACCGGTGTTGCAATAACCTACTAAATTACATCGTGGATCAACATAATCTAGTGGCGGGTGGTACGCAGCAATAG
- the gpmI gene encoding 2,3-bisphosphoglycerate-independent phosphoglycerate mutase — MDKKVILMILDGWGIATKPEVSAIAKAKTPFIDSLYTKYSNSTLEASGLAVGLPAGQMGNSEVGHMNLGAGRVVYQDLVKVNKAVEEHTLEKEAVLSDALNYAKTNGKKIHFIGLVSDGGVHSHINHLKGLCSIAAAEGLSDVYIHAFMDGRDTDPKGGLGYLTDLQEHLNTTTGKIASVIGRFYAMDRDNRWERVKMAYDVMVNGIGTTVKADELLPTIQRSYEEGLTDEFIKPIVVTDEAGTALATISEGDVVLCYNFRTDRGREITMALTQQDYPEQGMHKLKLYYVTMTNYDNDFSDVKVIFDKDNLTNTLGEVVAKAGRKQIRIAETEKYPHVTFFFSGGREQVFDGEKRLLCPSPKDVKTYDEKPEMAARDIQNAIIPELEREDVDFVCLNFANPDMVGHTGVFEAVIKAVETVDQCAEAVVTTALKHGYTTIIIADHGNADYMLNEDGTPNTAHTTNLVPCILVDDTLHPKMKSGKLADIAPTILALMGIPQPADMNGESLIVA, encoded by the coding sequence ATGGATAAGAAAGTCATTCTAATGATTCTGGACGGCTGGGGTATCGCTACCAAGCCGGAAGTGTCAGCCATTGCCAAGGCTAAAACGCCCTTTATCGACTCGTTATATACGAAGTATTCCAATAGTACGCTGGAAGCGTCAGGATTAGCCGTAGGCTTACCAGCGGGACAAATGGGTAATTCAGAGGTCGGCCATATGAATCTGGGAGCCGGACGGGTTGTCTATCAGGATTTGGTAAAAGTTAACAAAGCTGTTGAGGAGCATACGCTCGAAAAAGAGGCTGTACTGTCTGATGCCCTGAATTACGCCAAAACCAACGGTAAAAAAATTCATTTTATTGGTCTGGTTTCAGATGGTGGTGTTCACTCACACATCAACCATTTGAAAGGACTTTGTTCCATTGCCGCTGCTGAAGGTTTATCGGATGTATACATCCATGCCTTTATGGATGGCCGTGATACCGATCCTAAAGGCGGTTTAGGCTACCTGACTGACTTGCAGGAACACCTGAACACGACTACAGGGAAAATCGCCAGTGTGATTGGGCGCTTTTATGCCATGGATCGGGATAACCGATGGGAACGCGTTAAAATGGCATACGATGTAATGGTGAATGGCATAGGAACCACCGTTAAGGCCGATGAATTGTTGCCAACTATTCAACGCTCGTATGAAGAAGGCTTAACGGATGAGTTTATTAAGCCAATCGTAGTTACCGACGAAGCAGGCACAGCTCTTGCTACAATTAGCGAAGGCGATGTGGTGCTGTGTTACAACTTCCGTACCGACCGGGGCCGTGAAATTACAATGGCACTGACGCAGCAGGATTATCCAGAGCAGGGCATGCATAAGCTAAAGCTCTATTACGTCACCATGACGAATTACGACAATGATTTTAGTGACGTAAAGGTGATCTTTGATAAGGACAATTTGACTAATACGTTGGGAGAGGTTGTGGCTAAAGCGGGTAGAAAGCAGATTCGCATTGCTGAAACGGAAAAATACCCCCACGTTACCTTTTTCTTTTCGGGAGGGCGAGAGCAGGTTTTTGACGGTGAGAAGCGCCTGTTATGCCCATCGCCTAAGGATGTAAAAACGTACGACGAAAAGCCCGAAATGGCAGCACGGGACATCCAGAATGCCATTATTCCAGAGCTGGAGCGAGAAGACGTTGATTTTGTTTGCCTTAACTTTGCCAATCCCGATATGGTCGGTCATACCGGCGTTTTTGAAGCGGTTATTAAGGCCGTTGAAACGGTTGATCAGTGCGCCGAAGCTGTCGTTACGACCGCCCTGAAGCACGGATATACAACCATAATCATTGCTGATCACGGGAACGCCGATTACATGCTTAACGAAGACGGTACACCGAACACCGCGCATACGACCAATTTAGTGCCTTGTATTCTGGTGGATGATACCCTACATCCCAAGATGAAAAGTGGCAAACTAGCCGATATTGCACCAACAATTCTGGCTTTGATGGGTATTCCCCAGCCAGCCGATATGAATGGAGAAAGCCTGATTGTAGCGTAA